Proteins encoded in a region of the Scrofimicrobium sp. R131 genome:
- a CDS encoding dipeptide ABC transporter ATP-binding protein — MSRKKQIKFEDAAQPDPEFAGPVLEVSDLHVTFPSEDGAVHAVRGLNFSVKKGEVLGIVGESGSGKSVTSMAVMGLLDEQAKVEGSIKLYGTEILGRSDAYLSQIRGKTLAMVFQDPLSALTPVYSIGTQLIEALQIHQNLSKDAAEKRAIELLEMVGIPNPTIRIKAFPHEFSGGMRQRVMIAMAIANDPDLIICDEPTTALDVTIQAQILELLKTAQRETGAAVIMITHDLGVIADMADTVQVMYAGRIVESGTVEDIFYAPQMPYTIGLLGALPRPDEKSDLALATLEGNPPSMLVEPTGCPFAPRCPMASAECLNGEPTLQVAASAEGGGAELQHQAACIKAKQIWDQKMSYLDIFPVPRHIDRGAGRRDREGRETILEIEGLKKTFPLTKGAIFKRRVGTVHAIDGIDLEIKAGETLGLVGESGCGKTTTLLEILDLKTPEEGRIVVLGQDSGAVGQSGRKEIRKNLQVVFQDPMAAIDPRMPISQILAEPMQYNGYSRTQIRERTAELMELVGLEPAHLNRYPRHFSGGQRQRIGIARALALEPKLLVLDEPVSALDVSIQAGVINLLDELKSKLGLSYLFVAHDLSVVRHIADRVAVMYLGKIVEKGDVEEVFQEPQHPYTQALLSAIPVPDPIKERKRERIILEGDLPSPADPPSGCRFRTRCQLYKLLSEGQQQRCQNVEPELVAPPQSRDLKSACHYPQKVSVF, encoded by the coding sequence TGCGCAACCGGATCCCGAGTTCGCCGGGCCGGTGCTGGAGGTCAGCGACCTGCACGTCACCTTCCCCTCCGAAGATGGGGCGGTGCACGCGGTCCGCGGGCTGAACTTCTCGGTCAAAAAGGGTGAAGTGCTCGGGATCGTGGGGGAGTCCGGCTCGGGCAAGTCCGTCACCTCCATGGCCGTGATGGGCCTGCTGGATGAGCAGGCCAAAGTTGAAGGCTCGATCAAGCTGTACGGGACCGAGATCCTGGGGCGCTCCGACGCCTACCTGTCCCAGATTCGGGGCAAGACGTTGGCCATGGTGTTCCAGGACCCGCTCTCGGCCCTGACCCCGGTCTACTCGATCGGTACCCAGCTGATTGAGGCCTTGCAGATCCATCAAAACCTGTCCAAGGACGCGGCTGAAAAGCGCGCCATCGAACTGCTAGAAATGGTGGGGATCCCGAACCCGACCATTCGGATCAAGGCTTTCCCGCACGAGTTCTCCGGGGGGATGCGCCAGCGGGTCATGATTGCGATGGCAATTGCCAACGATCCCGACCTGATTATCTGTGACGAGCCGACTACCGCCCTGGACGTGACCATTCAAGCCCAGATTTTGGAGCTGTTGAAGACCGCTCAGCGAGAAACCGGCGCGGCCGTGATCATGATTACTCACGACCTGGGTGTGATTGCCGACATGGCCGACACCGTGCAGGTGATGTACGCCGGACGGATCGTGGAGTCGGGCACGGTGGAGGATATTTTCTACGCTCCGCAGATGCCCTACACGATCGGCCTGCTGGGGGCCCTGCCCCGCCCGGATGAGAAGTCCGACCTGGCCCTGGCCACCCTGGAGGGCAACCCGCCGTCCATGCTGGTCGAACCCACCGGTTGTCCGTTTGCTCCGCGTTGCCCGATGGCCAGTGCCGAGTGTTTGAACGGCGAGCCAACCCTGCAGGTGGCTGCCTCAGCCGAGGGTGGCGGGGCCGAACTGCAACATCAGGCCGCGTGCATCAAGGCGAAGCAGATCTGGGACCAGAAGATGAGCTACTTGGACATCTTCCCGGTTCCGCGCCACATTGACCGGGGAGCCGGCCGGCGCGATCGGGAGGGCCGAGAGACCATTTTGGAGATCGAGGGCCTGAAGAAGACCTTCCCCCTGACCAAGGGCGCCATCTTTAAGCGCCGCGTGGGGACCGTCCATGCCATTGACGGGATCGACCTGGAGATCAAGGCGGGGGAGACCCTGGGTCTGGTGGGCGAATCCGGCTGCGGTAAGACCACCACCCTGCTGGAAATCCTAGATTTGAAGACCCCTGAAGAGGGTCGGATCGTGGTTCTGGGCCAAGACAGCGGCGCGGTCGGCCAGAGCGGCCGAAAGGAGATCCGGAAAAACCTGCAGGTGGTCTTCCAGGATCCGATGGCGGCGATCGACCCGCGGATGCCAATCTCGCAGATTCTGGCCGAGCCGATGCAATACAACGGGTACTCGCGGACCCAGATTCGTGAGCGGACCGCGGAGCTGATGGAGCTGGTTGGGCTTGAGCCCGCCCACCTGAACCGCTATCCGCGGCACTTCTCCGGCGGCCAACGCCAGCGGATCGGAATTGCCCGGGCCCTCGCCCTGGAGCCGAAGCTGCTGGTGTTGGACGAGCCGGTTTCGGCGTTGGACGTGTCGATCCAGGCCGGGGTGATCAACCTGCTCGACGAGTTGAAGTCCAAGCTGGGCCTGTCCTACCTGTTTGTCGCTCACGACCTGTCTGTGGTTCGCCATATTGCCGACCGGGTTGCGGTCATGTACCTGGGCAAGATCGTGGAAAAAGGCGACGTGGAAGAAGTCTTCCAGGAACCTCAGCACCCCTACACGCAGGCGCTGTTGTCGGCAATTCCCGTTCCAGATCCCATCAAGGAACGTAAGCGGGAACGGATCATCTTGGAGGGGGACCTGCCGTCCCCGGCCGATCCGCCTTCGGGCTGTCGCTTCCGGACCCGGTGCCAACTCTACAAGCTGCTGTCTGAGGGGCAGCAGCAGCGGTGCCAGAACGTGGAGCCGGAACTGGTCGCCCCGCCCCAGAGCCGGGACCTGAAGTCGGCGTGCCATTACCCGCAGAAGGTCTCCGTCTTCTAA
- a CDS encoding ABC transporter family substrate-binding protein translates to MKRTTSAFLAIAAVGALTLSACSSGGSQSGAASGGDKAAADMPPLSDLNPMDRGELADGGTLRLPISTLPTNWNTLNVNGNNVDQGSTMAMFLEPTNWIYAEDGSFDKNPNFIEDYNSTDEGGKQVVTLNLNPKAVWGDGTPITVADYQATVAACNGEQTEFNCASTDGYSSVESVEQGKDEYEVVITFESTYPDWSAPFSTVWPAAGVKDAATFNDGWDKYNNDWFSGPFQVASVDDAQQVITLERNPNWWGETALLDSVTLRAADPAATATAFANSELDVLSGIIDGAEYAQAAARSDAEIRRAGGLQWRHFTFNGESGVLQDPAVRLALTKGINREAITTADLSGIPDIDPAQLMLGNHFFMPGQVGYQDNSAVSAYDPEQAGKDLDAAGWTLEEGAEYRTKDGETLQFEYTMMPDVSTSKTEGELLQQQMKEIGVKVDIKNVSTAAFFDEYVIPGNFQTAAFAWQGTPYPLNNIGQLYSCDSIDTGSNFTRTCVDEIDEMIPKIAAETDPTKRNEMANEVDKIIWENVMFFPIYRRLEMTAVPTNLANYGAFGMASVPAENIGWMK, encoded by the coding sequence ATGAAACGCACTACCAGTGCATTCCTGGCGATCGCCGCAGTTGGAGCCCTGACTCTGTCAGCCTGCTCCTCTGGGGGAAGCCAGTCCGGGGCCGCCTCTGGCGGAGACAAAGCGGCGGCGGATATGCCGCCCCTGAGTGACCTGAATCCGATGGATCGCGGCGAACTGGCTGATGGGGGCACGCTGCGGCTGCCCATCTCCACATTGCCGACGAACTGGAACACCCTGAACGTCAACGGCAACAACGTTGATCAGGGTTCGACGATGGCCATGTTCCTGGAGCCGACCAACTGGATCTACGCCGAGGACGGATCCTTCGATAAGAACCCGAACTTCATCGAGGATTACAACTCGACCGATGAGGGCGGCAAGCAGGTCGTCACCCTGAACCTGAACCCCAAGGCCGTTTGGGGCGATGGCACTCCGATCACCGTGGCCGACTACCAGGCCACCGTCGCCGCCTGCAATGGCGAGCAGACCGAATTCAATTGCGCCTCCACCGACGGTTACTCCTCGGTTGAGTCCGTTGAACAGGGCAAGGACGAGTACGAAGTTGTGATCACCTTCGAATCGACCTACCCGGACTGGTCCGCTCCGTTCTCCACCGTCTGGCCTGCCGCCGGGGTGAAGGATGCCGCCACCTTCAACGACGGCTGGGACAAGTACAACAATGACTGGTTCTCCGGTCCGTTCCAGGTAGCCTCCGTGGATGATGCCCAGCAGGTCATCACCCTGGAGCGCAACCCCAACTGGTGGGGCGAGACCGCTCTGCTGGACTCGGTCACCCTGCGCGCTGCCGATCCGGCCGCGACTGCGACCGCATTTGCCAACAGCGAGTTGGACGTCCTCTCCGGGATCATCGACGGCGCTGAGTACGCTCAGGCCGCGGCCCGCTCCGACGCTGAGATCCGCCGTGCCGGTGGTCTCCAGTGGCGTCACTTCACCTTCAACGGTGAGTCCGGTGTGCTGCAGGATCCCGCGGTCCGTCTGGCCCTGACCAAGGGCATCAACCGCGAAGCCATCACCACCGCTGACCTCAGCGGGATTCCGGACATCGACCCGGCTCAGCTGATGCTGGGGAACCACTTCTTCATGCCGGGCCAGGTTGGCTACCAGGACAACTCCGCCGTTTCGGCCTACGATCCCGAGCAGGCTGGCAAGGACCTGGATGCGGCCGGCTGGACCCTGGAAGAGGGCGCCGAGTACCGCACCAAGGACGGCGAGACCCTGCAGTTCGAGTACACCATGATGCCCGACGTCTCCACCTCCAAGACTGAAGGTGAACTGCTTCAGCAGCAGATGAAGGAAATCGGCGTCAAGGTGGACATCAAGAACGTCTCCACCGCCGCCTTCTTCGACGAGTACGTCATCCCGGGTAACTTCCAGACCGCCGCCTTCGCGTGGCAGGGCACCCCGTACCCGCTGAACAACATTGGTCAGCTCTACTCTTGCGACTCGATCGACACCGGTTCGAACTTCACCCGCACCTGCGTGGATGAGATTGACGAGATGATCCCGAAGATCGCGGCGGAGACCGATCCGACCAAGCGCAACGAAATGGCCAACGAAGTCGACAAGATCATCTGGGAAAACGTCATGTTCTTCCCGATCTACCGTCGTCTGGAAATGACCGCTGTGCCGACCAACCTCGCCAACTACGGCGCCTTTGGGATGGCTTCGGTCCCGGCTGAAAACATCGGTTGGATGAAGTAA
- a CDS encoding PH domain-containing protein, with translation MNYRLSFRARGAVAAFLFTVAGAIAFVLVVLFADGLSELSRALPLALVVGFWAWWRWEWPRLIATEDGILIRNQLRTIAVPWEEIDGFTSRLGLYAEVRGLGEKSRQIYVASVPSRASFNLDKELKESPPALQFPKGPQLDLWVGPNVARRMLEEERLYHQKPVFRPDLSQVAEEQLRQHPVGDLRPLVIWPETTVSWNWVPIGLQALTLVGAIATLLTF, from the coding sequence ATGAACTATCGTCTGTCTTTTCGTGCCCGCGGCGCCGTTGCAGCCTTCCTCTTTACCGTTGCCGGCGCCATCGCATTCGTCCTGGTGGTGCTTTTCGCCGACGGGCTGTCCGAACTGTCCCGGGCCCTTCCCCTCGCACTGGTGGTGGGTTTTTGGGCGTGGTGGCGTTGGGAGTGGCCCCGGCTGATCGCCACCGAAGACGGGATCCTGATTCGGAACCAGCTGCGAACCATCGCGGTGCCGTGGGAGGAGATTGACGGCTTCACCTCTCGCTTGGGCTTGTATGCCGAGGTCCGGGGCCTGGGAGAGAAAAGTCGGCAAATCTACGTGGCGTCGGTGCCCTCCCGGGCCAGCTTCAACCTGGACAAGGAGCTGAAGGAGTCTCCCCCCGCGCTGCAGTTTCCCAAGGGGCCGCAGCTGGACCTGTGGGTGGGCCCCAACGTTGCGCGTCGAATGTTGGAAGAGGAACGGCTCTACCACCAAAAACCGGTCTTCCGACCCGACCTGTCGCAGGTGGCCGAAGAGCAACTTCGCCAGCATCCCGTCGGCGACTTGCGTCCGCTGGTGATCTGGCCGGAGACCACCGTGTCGTGGAACTGGGTGCCCATCGGCCTGCAAGCCTTAACTTTGGTGGGGGCTATTGCGACCCTGCTGACGTTCTAG
- a CDS encoding DUF4349 domain-containing protein has product MKTKLTPAGLAGVLLAGALALSGCSAAAMNGAGPVLAPMATRDLGVSGSEAMFSADAAAASPSELGSKITVNGDAQVITGDPAGAAAKFTELVKGMDGTIDNTWESDYDSGKSSSVSARVPADRYEELVAQLPDLGKVESQNTSSMDLTQQYIDVNARKQALEDSLRRVKALADEATSTAELLQAEDMIAQQQGELDSLNQQLEWLDQQVDMSTLTVTFSSQAPGSNPGVSFGWIGDVLLKSLYTLAWAVVFLVPWAVIALVVWLVIRGLRRRGRKHRYPAPERAERQAEAEQPQPTEAPAEESTADRE; this is encoded by the coding sequence ATGAAGACAAAACTGACCCCAGCCGGATTAGCCGGCGTGCTCCTGGCCGGTGCCCTCGCCCTCAGTGGTTGCTCGGCCGCCGCAATGAACGGGGCCGGACCGGTCCTCGCGCCGATGGCCACCCGCGACCTGGGTGTGTCCGGCTCGGAAGCGATGTTTTCCGCCGATGCCGCTGCCGCCAGCCCCAGCGAGTTGGGCTCCAAGATCACCGTCAACGGGGACGCCCAGGTGATCACCGGGGACCCGGCGGGGGCGGCCGCCAAGTTCACCGAGCTGGTGAAGGGAATGGACGGCACCATCGACAACACGTGGGAGTCCGATTACGACAGCGGGAAGTCCTCCTCGGTCTCGGCTCGGGTTCCGGCCGACCGGTATGAGGAGTTGGTCGCCCAACTGCCGGACCTGGGCAAAGTCGAGTCTCAAAACACCTCCTCCATGGACCTGACTCAGCAGTACATCGACGTCAACGCGCGAAAGCAGGCCCTGGAGGACTCGCTCCGGCGGGTGAAGGCCCTGGCTGACGAGGCCACCTCGACCGCGGAACTGCTGCAGGCCGAAGATATGATTGCCCAGCAGCAGGGTGAGTTGGATTCGCTGAACCAACAGTTGGAGTGGCTGGACCAGCAGGTCGACATGTCCACGCTGACCGTCACCTTCAGCTCTCAGGCCCCCGGATCCAACCCTGGAGTCTCCTTTGGGTGGATAGGTGACGTCCTGCTGAAGTCGCTCTACACGCTGGCGTGGGCGGTGGTCTTCCTGGTCCCCTGGGCTGTGATCGCCCTGGTGGTTTGGCTGGTGATTAGGGGCCTCCGGCGCCGGGGCCGCAAACACCGGTACCCAGCACCCGAGCGAGCCGAGCGCCAGGCGGAGGCCGAACAGCCCCAGCCAACCGAGGCGCCGGCCGAGGAGTCGACGGCGGACCGGGAATGA
- a CDS encoding 1-acyl-sn-glycerol-3-phosphate acyltransferase → MSFRRFFSGLFFRFTKWNLVVEQGIPQNGAILVGAPHTSNWDFFLMLAIAGQTGMRYKWLGKNSLFQGPLAPILRALGGISVDRSASTGMVGQLVEQMRNSSGEVLAITPKGTRSKREYWHSGFYRIAEESGLPLILCFVDSKTNTTGLGPIMAVTGDVHADMEKIRAFYAGKEGIRPELTSVPRLRSEEA, encoded by the coding sequence ATGAGTTTTCGTCGATTCTTTTCCGGCCTGTTCTTTCGCTTCACCAAGTGGAACCTGGTGGTCGAGCAGGGCATTCCACAAAACGGGGCCATTTTGGTTGGGGCCCCGCACACCTCGAACTGGGATTTCTTCCTGATGCTGGCCATCGCGGGCCAGACGGGGATGCGTTACAAGTGGTTGGGGAAGAACTCGCTCTTCCAGGGGCCGCTGGCCCCGATCCTGCGGGCCCTCGGGGGCATCTCGGTCGATCGGTCCGCCAGTACCGGAATGGTGGGCCAACTGGTCGAGCAGATGCGCAACTCATCCGGGGAAGTGCTGGCCATTACCCCCAAGGGCACCCGTAGCAAGCGAGAATACTGGCACTCGGGCTTCTACCGAATCGCGGAGGAATCCGGCCTGCCCCTGATCCTCTGTTTCGTCGACTCGAAAACCAACACCACCGGGCTGGGGCCGATCATGGCGGTGACGGGCGACGTCCACGCGGATATGGAGAAGATCCGTGCCTTCTACGCGGGGAAGGAAGGGATCCGGCCCGAGCTCACCTCGGTCCCGCGCCTTCGATCCGAAGAGGCATAA
- a CDS encoding aldo/keto reductase has product MGQTITLRDGTELPSIGFGTYPLRGTEAVEAVQEAISVGYRMIDTAFNYDNEAAVGRGLAESGIPREQLTVVSKLPGRFHRRPGADHAVKESLWRLNLDYLDVYLIHWPNPIHGHFVEAWEALLAAQAEGLVRTVGVSNFTVEQLQELQRATGVLPTVNQIECHPYFPQEQQLAAHRELGIQTISWSPLGKAAHPADEPVIQEIARAHRVTPAQVVLRWQVQRGSIPIPKTKTPTRMVENLDLFGFTLTEEELGRITALGRPDGRLFDGDPNVHEEM; this is encoded by the coding sequence ATGGGACAGACAATTACACTGCGAGACGGCACCGAGCTGCCGTCAATTGGGTTTGGCACCTATCCGCTGCGGGGGACCGAAGCGGTGGAGGCGGTTCAGGAGGCCATCTCAGTCGGTTATCGGATGATTGATACCGCGTTCAACTACGACAACGAAGCTGCGGTCGGACGGGGACTGGCGGAAAGTGGGATTCCGCGGGAGCAACTGACCGTGGTTTCGAAGCTGCCGGGCCGATTCCATCGACGCCCCGGCGCCGACCACGCGGTCAAAGAGTCCCTTTGGCGGCTCAACTTGGACTACCTGGACGTCTACCTGATTCACTGGCCGAATCCGATCCACGGGCACTTCGTGGAAGCCTGGGAGGCGCTCCTCGCCGCCCAGGCAGAAGGCTTGGTCCGCACGGTTGGGGTCTCAAACTTCACGGTGGAGCAACTGCAAGAGCTGCAGCGGGCCACCGGGGTGTTGCCGACGGTCAACCAGATCGAATGTCATCCGTACTTCCCCCAGGAACAGCAGTTGGCCGCCCACCGTGAGCTGGGGATTCAGACGATCTCGTGGAGCCCGCTCGGAAAAGCCGCCCACCCGGCCGACGAACCGGTGATCCAGGAAATCGCCCGCGCCCACCGGGTCACCCCCGCCCAGGTGGTGCTCCGCTGGCAGGTCCAGCGCGGCTCAATCCCGATCCCCAAAACCAAAACGCCCACCCGGATGGTGGAGAACCTCGACCTCTTCGGGTTCACTCTGACCGAGGAGGAACTGGGTCGGATCACCGCTCTGGGACGACCCGACGGGCGCCTGTTCGATGGGGATCCAAACGTGCACGAGGAAATGTGA
- a CDS encoding Sir2 family NAD-dependent protein deacetylase, producing the protein MITEALSALTGRRVAVLTGAGVSTGSGLPDYRGQDAPPRTPMTFQQFISEERYRRHYWARTYLGYQHMNERRPNVVHEALARWEYQPGSALVGIITQNIDTLHEKAGSGGRRPVIDLHGRFDRVLCRQCGHRFTREFVQGMLAQANPGFHELVGDVEIAPDADAVLEETDDFHLVVCPRCGGTLRPDVVFFGEVVPPARVAAATALVDEAEALLVLGSSLAVHSGLRYVTRAEGKPIVIINRGPTRGDRRASVKLDGDLAELVPPLLERLAPL; encoded by the coding sequence GTGATCACCGAAGCTTTGAGCGCCCTGACTGGGCGCCGGGTGGCCGTGCTGACCGGGGCCGGGGTCTCCACCGGGTCCGGCCTGCCCGACTATCGCGGCCAGGATGCCCCGCCTCGAACCCCGATGACGTTCCAGCAGTTCATCTCCGAGGAACGCTACCGGCGCCACTACTGGGCCCGAACCTACCTGGGCTACCAGCACATGAACGAGCGCCGCCCCAACGTGGTGCACGAGGCGTTGGCCCGGTGGGAGTACCAACCCGGCTCAGCCCTGGTCGGAATCATCACCCAGAACATCGACACCCTCCACGAGAAGGCCGGTTCGGGTGGGCGCCGGCCCGTGATTGACCTGCACGGCCGGTTTGACCGGGTCCTGTGCCGCCAGTGCGGCCACCGGTTCACCCGCGAGTTCGTCCAGGGGATGCTGGCCCAGGCCAACCCCGGGTTTCACGAGCTGGTTGGGGACGTGGAGATAGCCCCGGACGCGGACGCCGTGCTGGAAGAGACCGACGACTTCCACCTGGTGGTCTGCCCCCGCTGCGGCGGTACCCTCCGACCGGACGTGGTGTTCTTTGGCGAGGTGGTGCCCCCGGCTCGGGTAGCCGCCGCCACCGCCCTGGTGGACGAGGCGGAGGCACTCCTGGTCCTGGGGTCCTCCCTGGCCGTCCACTCGGGCCTGCGCTACGTCACCCGGGCCGAGGGCAAACCGATCGTGATCATCAACCGCGGCCCCACCCGCGGGGATCGCCGAGCCAGCGTGAAACTGGACGGCGACCTGGCGGAACTGGTCCCGCCCCTGCTGGAGCGCCTGGCTCCCCTCTAG
- a CDS encoding aldo/keto reductase translates to MKYKSVGKSGLVVSAVGLGCNNFGRAGVITEEYEASERVVRAALDAGITFFDTADSYGMEPGLSERFLGRALGKERDRVIVATKFGMPVHGANGPDFGARGSRRYIIQSVEASLRRLDTDWIDLYQYHTPDGITPIEETLSALDDLVRSGKVRYLGHSNRAGWQIAEAAHVARGAAPFISAQNHYNLLDRRAELEVIPAAEHYGLGVFPYFPLANGLLTGKYTKGIAPQGTRLALEDKQAVLEGANLAQLAAFGAFAAGQGVSPVQVAIGWLAHNPVVASVIAGATRTEQVRQNADLWEPSEQDLVRLEEIFPPAQRIALY, encoded by the coding sequence ATGAAATACAAATCGGTGGGCAAATCAGGGTTGGTCGTTTCGGCCGTCGGGCTTGGATGCAACAATTTTGGCCGGGCCGGGGTGATTACCGAAGAGTACGAGGCGTCCGAGCGGGTGGTTCGGGCCGCCCTCGACGCGGGCATCACCTTCTTTGACACGGCGGACTCATACGGGATGGAGCCGGGTCTGAGCGAGCGGTTCCTGGGCCGGGCCCTGGGCAAAGAGCGAGACCGGGTGATTGTGGCTACCAAGTTCGGGATGCCCGTTCACGGAGCGAACGGACCCGACTTTGGGGCCCGCGGATCGCGCCGCTACATCATCCAGTCGGTCGAAGCCTCCCTTCGGCGCCTCGACACCGACTGGATTGACCTGTACCAGTACCACACGCCCGACGGGATCACCCCGATTGAGGAGACGCTCAGCGCCCTCGACGACCTGGTCCGGTCCGGGAAGGTGCGCTACCTAGGACACTCAAACCGGGCCGGTTGGCAAATCGCCGAGGCAGCCCACGTGGCTCGGGGTGCGGCGCCGTTCATCAGCGCCCAGAATCACTACAACCTGTTGGATCGTCGGGCCGAGTTGGAGGTGATCCCCGCCGCTGAGCACTACGGCCTCGGGGTCTTCCCCTACTTCCCCCTGGCCAACGGTTTGCTGACCGGCAAGTACACCAAGGGGATTGCCCCGCAGGGCACCCGGTTGGCACTGGAGGACAAGCAGGCGGTGCTGGAGGGAGCGAACCTGGCTCAGTTGGCGGCGTTCGGCGCCTTTGCGGCCGGGCAGGGTGTCAGCCCGGTCCAGGTGGCGATCGGCTGGTTGGCCCACAACCCGGTGGTGGCGAGCGTGATTGCCGGGGCCACCCGGACAGAGCAGGTTCGCCAGAATGCGGACCTGTGGGAGCCGAGCGAACAGGACCTGGTGCGCCTGGAGGAAATCTTTCCCCCGGCGCAGCGGATCGCACTGTACTAG
- the purC gene encoding phosphoribosylaminoimidazolesuccinocarboxamide synthase has protein sequence MTNGPAVSKGEVLYQGKAKRLYLTNDPQILWVDYMDQATAFNGEKKDQIQGKGALNAKISAQLFHYLDRHGIPSHFLASVGEVTQLVRRVEIIPLEVVVRNTAAGSLSKRLGFEEGTDLPAPIVEYFYKDDDLGDPLLNDEHIELLSLATPGEMAQVRTQALAVNDALRELFARAGVKLVDFKLEFGRTPDGQILLADEISPDNCRLWELQSGQKLDKDVYRRGLGDLIPVYEQVHQLLTEALAEDQ, from the coding sequence GTGACAAACGGGCCAGCAGTAAGCAAAGGCGAAGTTCTGTACCAGGGCAAGGCGAAACGCCTTTACCTGACCAACGATCCGCAGATTCTCTGGGTGGACTACATGGATCAGGCCACCGCCTTCAATGGGGAAAAGAAAGATCAGATCCAGGGCAAGGGCGCGCTGAACGCGAAGATCAGTGCCCAGCTCTTCCACTACTTGGACCGGCACGGCATTCCCAGCCACTTCCTGGCCTCGGTCGGGGAGGTGACCCAACTGGTCCGGCGGGTAGAGATCATTCCGCTTGAGGTGGTGGTCAGGAACACCGCCGCCGGGAGCCTGTCCAAGCGGCTGGGGTTCGAAGAGGGAACCGATCTTCCTGCCCCCATCGTCGAGTACTTCTACAAGGACGACGATCTGGGTGACCCGCTGCTCAACGACGAACACATCGAGCTGTTGAGCCTGGCAACCCCGGGGGAAATGGCGCAGGTTCGAACCCAAGCGCTGGCCGTCAACGACGCGCTGCGGGAGCTTTTTGCCCGAGCCGGGGTCAAGCTGGTTGACTTCAAACTTGAGTTTGGGCGCACGCCCGACGGTCAAATTCTGCTGGCTGACGAGATTTCCCCCGACAACTGTCGACTGTGGGAGCTTCAGAGCGGGCAGAAGCTCGACAAGGACGTGTACCGGCGGGGCCTGGGCGACCTGATTCCCGTCTACGAGCAGGTCCACCAACTGCTGACTGAGGCGCTGGCGGAAGATCAATGA